A region of Dysgonomonadaceae bacterium PH5-43 DNA encodes the following proteins:
- a CDS encoding cardiolipin synthase (product_source=KO:K06131; cath_funfam=3.30.870.10; cog=COG1502; ko=KO:K06131; pfam=PF13091,PF13396; smart=SM00155; superfamily=56024; tigrfam=TIGR04265; transmembrane_helix_parts=Outside_1_3,TMhelix_4_26,Inside_27_34,TMhelix_35_57,Outside_58_471) has protein sequence MNISLLQTIFYIIYIVLITGTILVVLTENRNPIKTIAWLMVLMFVPILGLVLYYIFGQDTRKQRLVNKKYYNKIKNLTLKELLSEDAFPVLPEYTNLVNLLKSNNRSPVFQGSKVEIITEGRRMFEALLDDINNAKHHIHIEFFIFNNDATGDVVKAMLMKKAREGIEVRFMYDSVANWKVPHHFYKEMEDAGVEIASLMETRFPLLQSSKINYRNHRKVVVIDGNTGYVGGMNISNDYSINPNWSDRHLRIEGMGAHGLQASFMIDWYSARKHWKDKHLYFPPTSIYTNNLMQIVTSGPFGEYSNLLQATISLVLSAKKYIYLQTPYFLPTNSLFEVLQIACLSGIDVRLMVSKKSDSPYIDPASHSYYESLLKAGMKIYENRDKFIHAKTIVVDDYVSVVGSCNLDFRSLETNFEINCYMYDKEIAIENKNIFLEDMHNCDEVIYSVWIKRSKWKKLLESIVRLFAPLM, from the coding sequence ATGAATATATCCCTTTTACAAACAATTTTCTACATTATATATATAGTGCTTATCACTGGTACTATATTGGTAGTGCTTACCGAAAATAGAAATCCTATTAAAACCATTGCTTGGCTTATGGTGTTAATGTTTGTTCCGATATTAGGTCTTGTACTTTATTATATTTTCGGACAAGACACTCGCAAGCAGCGACTTGTAAATAAGAAATATTACAACAAGATTAAAAATCTTACACTAAAGGAGCTTTTAAGCGAAGACGCATTCCCAGTTTTACCCGAATATACTAACCTTGTAAACTTATTGAAGAGCAACAATCGCTCTCCAGTGTTTCAGGGTAGTAAGGTAGAAATAATTACTGAAGGACGGCGTATGTTTGAGGCTCTATTAGATGATATAAACAATGCGAAACACCATATACATATTGAGTTTTTTATTTTCAACAACGACGCTACAGGAGATGTAGTAAAGGCTATGTTGATGAAAAAAGCTCGAGAAGGCATTGAGGTAAGATTTATGTACGACTCGGTGGCAAACTGGAAAGTTCCTCATCATTTTTATAAAGAAATGGAAGATGCAGGCGTAGAGATTGCGTCTCTTATGGAAACTCGTTTCCCTCTACTACAAAGCAGCAAGATAAATTATCGCAATCATAGGAAAGTTGTTGTTATAGATGGTAATACTGGATATGTTGGCGGAATGAATATATCTAACGACTACTCTATTAATCCAAATTGGAGCGACAGACATTTGCGCATTGAAGGAATGGGAGCTCACGGCTTGCAAGCAAGTTTTATGATAGACTGGTATTCGGCAAGAAAACATTGGAAAGATAAACATCTTTACTTCCCTCCTACTTCTATATACACAAATAATTTAATGCAAATAGTAACCAGTGGACCATTCGGAGAGTATTCTAATCTACTACAAGCTACTATAAGCTTAGTTTTAAGTGCGAAGAAATATATCTACCTTCAAACTCCTTATTTTTTGCCTACCAATTCTCTTTTTGAGGTTTTACAAATAGCTTGCCTAAGCGGAATCGATGTTAGACTTATGGTTTCAAAGAAATCAGATTCGCCTTATATCGACCCAGCTTCTCATTCGTATTACGAAAGTTTATTAAAGGCAGGGATGAAGATTTACGAAAACAGGGATAAATTTATTCACGCTAAAACTATTGTTGTTGATGATTATGTTTCGGTTGTTGGTTCTTGCAATCTCGATTTTAGAAGCTTAGAAACGAATTTCGAAATCAACTGCTATATGTACGATAAGGAAATAGCAATTGAGAACAAAAATATCTTTTTAGAAGATATGCATAACTGCGATGAAGTGATTTATAGTGTTTGGATTAAACGAAGTAAGTGGAAAAAGTTATTAGAATCTATAGTTAGACTTTTTGCTCCTCTGATGTAA